The window TATCGGGTCAGTAGTTGATCCAGATAGGCGCTGCCGCCATTCACATTCGATGCAGCGTCAAAGCTGTCTTTCACGTTCAACTGTGTTGCGGTGCCTGGCATCAACTGCATCAGGCCGCGTGCTCCCGTGCGCGATACGGCCTTTGTATTCCCACCGCTTTCCGCCTGCACGACAGACGCCAGCAACGCTACGTTTACATTATGGCGGGCGCCGGAATCGGCAAGGATGGTGGCTGTTCCGATGGGTTCGTGAGACTCAGTCTTTGTGGGCGCGGGGGGATCCGGCGCCGGTTCGACCGACGTGATCGAAGAGGCAGCGACGTCCATGAAATTGTCCGCATGAAGGTACAGCCGGGTGATGTCCGTCGAAAGAGCCTCATGGCGTTCACAGGCGATGCTGAACCCATTGCGAAGCGTTACCACCTCCGCAGCGCGTGCCGCAGCACCGCACATACCCGGTAGCAAAAGAAGCGCTGCAATCCTTCGGACGGAGAGGAAAACCATCCCCATCAGAGTAGCATCCGGGGTTTGCGATGCTTCTTTGATTCCTGTCGAAGCGTCATCCTTGTATCTCAGCAAAGCTCGTATGACCGCAGGTCGTCATCCTGAGCGCAATGAAGTGGAGTCGAAGGACCTGCTTTCGTTTCGCGCTACTGCAATGCTGGTTGGAAGCCCTGTTCCGCTGGTAGAGAATGCTTTGATTACCCGGAGCATTGCAGAGGGCATCGAAGCAAGCAGGTCCTTCGACTTCGCTCAGGATGACGACCTGCGGTCGTAGGAGCTTCGCTGGTTTAGGGATTTACATGGACGAAGGCATATCCACTTAGAAGTAAAGATCAATCGCCTCGGCAACGCCGTCTTCATGATGATGCCGCGTGACCGTCCAGTTGCGCTCCTCGGCCAGCAGGCGAAGGTCGTCCGGGGCATTGCCCATCAGCATGGGCCATCGCGCATGTTCCAGCATGGTCAGGTCATTCCAGTTGTCGCCAATGGCCATCAGGTCATGCGCCGCAAGCCCTTCTTCATGCAACAGATGGGCCAGTCCCGCACCTTTTGAGCAGCCTTGCGGAAGAATGTCCAGAATGCAGAGATCGCGTAACGGATAGACCGTCCGCGTCAACGACAGGCGTCCTTTGTGTGCTGCATCCAGATGGCGGAAGGCCGTTTCCATGCGTTCCATGCCGCCGCATAGCATCGCCTGGATAGCAGGGAATTCAGGCGCATGAAAGGCGGATTCAATGGGAGCAAAACGGCGAATGTCCGCGGCGTTTGCCACCATCCATTTCTCAATGCTGGCGTGCAGGTCGTCCACTTCTTCCAGCACCAGCGCTCCACTGGCCTCGTTGCCGTGCGCGTCCATGGTGTCAAAGGTGAAGACAAGGCAGTTGCGATAGTCGCTGACCGTTTCGCAAAGCCAGGTCGCCGTTTCCGCAGGCATCTCTTTGCGGAAAAGCAAGTGGCCGTCCATCGTGCGGGCCACCGCGCCGTTGGAGCTCAGCACAATGTCGTCCGGCTGGAAGTTACCGGTCTGCAGCACCTTCATGGCATAGCTGTGGCGTCGTCCCGTGGCAATGACGATGCGCGTACCGGCGCGGCGTGCGCGATCCAGCGCATCCTGGTTGCCGCGCGAAACCGTGCCGCCGGGGTGCACCAGCGTGCCATCCATGTCGATAGCGATCATCTTCGGCGTATCGCTCATACAGACTCCATCTGGATGGAATCGCTGCCAACCTCTCCGCGTGTCGAAAGCACCACGGCGGCGCCAACGATAAGCGATCCACCCAGCCATGCAATCAGGCCCAGCTGCTCATGCAGCAGGCATACGCCCAGCACCGATCCGATGACGGGCTCCAGGTTGATGAAGATGCCGCCCTGCGATGCCGGAACCTGCGTCATACCCCAATTCCACAGCAGGTTGGTTGCAGCGGTGCAGAGAACACCGCTGGCTGCCAGCGCCAGCCATGCCTTCATGGAGATGCCATGCACCGGCGGCATGCCGTATTGCAGGGGCACCCACACGAGCAGCATGATCGTCCCCAGCAGCAGGCTGCGCGCACTCACCTCCAGCGCGCTGTGGCGCAGCAGAAGTTTCTTGTTGCCCAGCAGCCACACCAGCGCAATGACTACGGAGAGAACGATCAGCGAATCGCCGAGCAGGGAAGAGGTTCCGCTGGCGTCGTGGCCGCCCAGCGCAATCAGGCATGCGCCCGTGGTGGACGCAATCAACGCAGTCCACCCCACGGCATCCAGCCGTTCCTTCAGAAAAATCGCTGCGGCTGCTGCCAGGATGACTGGCAACGTGCCAATCATGAGCGCAGCGTGCGAAAGAGAAGTGAGCGAGAGCCCCTTAAACTGCACCAGGAACTGCAGCGGAACGCCGAAAAACGCGGCGATGATCAGCAGACGCCATTCAGCTGCGGTCCATCGTTCACCGCGGCCCTTCATCAGCGGCAGCATGGGAAGTGCCGCAAACAGAAAGCGATACAGCACCATGTGTCCCACGCTGACCTCGCGCAGGGCGATCTTGCCAAAGAAGAATCCTGTGCCCCAGAGCGCCCCCGCCGAGGCGCAAGCCAGAAATCCAAGCGGACGGGAAGTGGTAGAAGAGGGCATCTTTCCACTGTCGCACAGGATGGCGTGGTGCAGGATGAGCAGGTTGTTGAAGGCTCGCGTTACCATAGGACTCGCAACCCGGACCACTTGCCGCAATGCCTGCCTCGCTTCGCCACCGCTTGTTTGTGCTCGCGCTGTTGTTGCCGAGTCATGCCTTCGCTGCGGCAGTGAATGATGATCCCGCGGCGAAACCTGCGGTTCCCGCGATTCAACTGCCTCTGGAGCCGCTGGGCTATC is drawn from Terriglobus sp. RCC_193 and contains these coding sequences:
- a CDS encoding lytic transglycosylase domain-containing protein gives rise to the protein MGMVFLSVRRIAALLLLPGMCGAAARAAEVVTLRNGFSIACERHEALSTDITRLYLHADNFMDVAASSITSVEPAPDPPAPTKTESHEPIGTATILADSGARHNVNVALLASVVQAESGGNTKAVSRTGARGLMQLMPGTATQLNVKDSFDAASNVNGGSAYLDQLLTRYHDNLALALAAYNAGPGAVDRYHGIPPYRETRAYVARVIREFNRRVAEQARAVSATVVR
- a CDS encoding HAD-IIB family hydrolase; the protein is MSDTPKMIAIDMDGTLVHPGGTVSRGNQDALDRARRAGTRIVIATGRRHSYAMKVLQTGNFQPDDIVLSSNGAVARTMDGHLLFRKEMPAETATWLCETVSDYRNCLVFTFDTMDAHGNEASGALVLEEVDDLHASIEKWMVANAADIRRFAPIESAFHAPEFPAIQAMLCGGMERMETAFRHLDAAHKGRLSLTRTVYPLRDLCILDILPQGCSKGAGLAHLLHEEGLAAHDLMAIGDNWNDLTMLEHARWPMLMGNAPDDLRLLAEERNWTVTRHHHEDGVAEAIDLYF
- a CDS encoding DMT family transporter is translated as MPSSTTSRPLGFLACASAGALWGTGFFFGKIALREVSVGHMVLYRFLFAALPMLPLMKGRGERWTAAEWRLLIIAAFFGVPLQFLVQFKGLSLTSLSHAALMIGTLPVILAAAAAIFLKERLDAVGWTALIASTTGACLIALGGHDASGTSSLLGDSLIVLSVVIALVWLLGNKKLLLRHSALEVSARSLLLGTIMLLVWVPLQYGMPPVHGISMKAWLALAASGVLCTAATNLLWNWGMTQVPASQGGIFINLEPVIGSVLGVCLLHEQLGLIAWLGGSLIVGAAVVLSTRGEVGSDSIQMESV